DNA sequence from the Amycolatopsis sp. Hca4 genome:
GCTGTGCTGGATGATCGAGCGGACGTTCTACCACGCGTCGGCGGTGTCGGCGGCGGCGCTCGACGAGGCGGCCGAGACCTGCCGGGTGGTGTGGCTGCGCACGGCGGGCCTCCCGTCCTGACCGGCCGGCTGTCACCCGATGCTCCGCTGACGTCGTCCGGCCCGCGTCGCTATCGTGGCGTCATGGATTCGGCGCCGCCGCTGCTGGTCTGGTACGCGAGCTACGGGTCCAACATGTACGCCGCGCGGTTGCGGTGCTACCTCGAAGGAGGAACGCCGCCCGGCGCCCGGCGCAGCTACCTCGGGTGCCGCGATCGCAGTCCCGTGCGGCGGATCGTCGCCAGCGAGTTCCCCGGCGGGGTCTACTTCGCGACGGAGTCGCCGGTCTGGCTCGGTGGCCGGGCGTTCTTCGACCCGGCGCTGCCGGGCCGGGCGGCGATGCGGTCCTACCTCGTAACCACCGGGCAGTTCTCCGACATCGCGGAGCAGGAGATGTACCGCCAGCCGGGCCCGGACCTGGATCTGACCACTGTGCTGCGGACGGGCCGCGACCAGCTCGGGCCCGGGCGCTACGAAACCCTGCTGCACCTCGGTGACCTCGACGGCCATCCCGTCCTGACGTTCACCGCACCGTGGTCGGCGGCGGAGGTCGAGAAGAACCCGCCCTCGGCCGCCTACCTGGCCATGCTCGTGGGAGGGCTGCGCGAAGCGCACGGGTGGTCCGCGTGGGAGATCGCCGGATACCTCGCGCCGCTGCCCGGGGTGCGGGACCACTGGACCGTCCGGGAAATCGCAGGGTTGGCGTCACCGGTCGATCCGTAGCCGTTCGGGCGGCGAAACTGCCCTGATTACTCCCGTTCGCACGACGTTCCCCAGGCCGCCGTCCCGCCGGGTGTAGAAGGTGGTGCAGGGGAACGGGGGGGGGACAGCGTGAAGCGGACGACGTGTTGCGTGGTGGGCGGCGGCCCGGCGGGCATGGTGCTGGGACTGCTGCTCGCCAGGGCCGGCGTCGAGGTCACGGTCCTGGAGAAGCACGAGGACTTCCTGCACGACTTCCGGGGCGACACCGTGCACCCGGCGACCCTGCAGCTGCTCGACGACCTGGGGCTGGGGGAGCGGTTCGCGCGGCTGCCCCAGACCCGGATCACCGAAGTCGTCCTGCCGGACGAAGCCGGTGGGGTCCGGCGGATCGGGGATTTCGGTGCGTTGCGCAAGTGGGGCGTGCGGCACCCGTACGTGGCGATCGTCCCGCAGTGGGACCTGCTGGACCTGCTCGCCGACGCCGCGCGGGCCGAGCCGGGGTTCCGGCTCGAAATGGGGACCGCGGTGACCTCGCTCGTCCACGAGGGCGGCCGGGTTGCCGGGGTCCGCTACCGCAGGGGCGGGGCGGAGGCCGAACGCGAGCTCCGCGCCGACCTCACGGTGGTGTGCAACGGCCGGAATTCCGTCCTGGCCGCGGCGGCGGGGTTGCGCGTCACCGAGATCGACGTCCCGTTCGACACCTGGTGGTTCCGGCTCTCGCGTCGCGACGGCGAACACGTCGGCCGGCTGACCCGGCGGCCGGGCCGGGGCCGGTTCGCGATCGTCATCCCGCGGGAGGGCTACTTCCAGATCGGGTACGTCGCGCGCAAGGGCACCGACGGCCGGCTGCGTGCTCGCGGCATCGACGCGTTCCGGCGCGACGTGGCCGAACTGCTCCCGGAGTACGCCGACCGGGTCGGCGAGCTGGTCTCGATGGACGACGTCAAACTCCTCGACGTCCTGCTCAACCGGCTGCGCCGGTGGCACGTCGAAGGCCTGTTGTGCCTCGGGGACGCCGCGCACGCCATGTCGCCGGTCGGCGGCGTGGGCATCAACCTCGCCGTCCAGGACGCCGTCGCGACCGCGACGCTGCTGGCGGAGCGGCTGCGGCGGGGTGCGGTGCGCGGGGCCGACCTCGCCCGGGTCCGGCGGCGCCGGTTGCCGTCGCTGCTGCTGGTGCAGGCCCTGCAGCGGATCATGCACGCCGACCTGGCCGGCCCCCTCGTGTCCGGCGGCCAGGCCGGCCCGGCGGGCCCGCTCCTGACCGCGGCACGGTGGTGGCCCGCCTTGCAGACGGCGGCGGTCTACCTGGTCGGCGTGGGGTTCCGTCCGGAGCGGGCCCCGGCGTTCGCCCGGCGCGGCCGCGTTCAGGCGTACCGCGTCGGCCGGGGGAAGCGCGCGGCCATGGCCGCGGCGAGCACCGCTTCGAAGTCCGGCGGCGGTGTCCATTGTGGAGGGACGGCGGCCGGAACGGGTTCGCCGCGCACCACCCGGCCCAGCGAGTACTGCGCGAAGGCGACGTAGCGGTCGGTGTCCGGGCCCGGATCCCGGAGGCGCTGCAGCGCGGCGCGGTACCGCTCGGCGAGCCCGGTGTCCGGCACGAGGTGGAGCAGCGGGTCGTCGCCGGCGGGCAGCCTCGCTTCGCGCGTGAAGCTCGTCAGCCGGCGCAGCATGAAGGCCGCGACGGTTCCGTCGGTGAGCTGGCCGGTGATCTCCTGGACGTCGTCCGGGTCGTAGACGTCGATGGCGCGGGTGTTCCCGTTCCTGGCGGCGGCCCGGGGCACGAAGGCGTCGCAGCGGACGCCGAGTTCGTTCGCGATCACCGGCACGTCGTCGGCGGGGACGTTCCACACCGCCGCGACCTGCGGGCGCCGCCACCACTGGTCCCGGGTCGGATTCACCCGGTCGATGACCTTCCGGTACTCGACCTCGACGCCGGGCAGGCCGCGCAGCCACTCCGCCAGCGCGTCGGCGGCCACGTCGATCCGCTCCGCGCCCCGGACGGTTTCGTCCGCCGTCCGCAGTTCCACCTCGACACCGGCGGGTTCGGCGAGCTTCACGTGGTCGACGACGGCGATCGACCGCAGCGCCCCGGCCCGCGTTGCCCCGGACACGAGCTTGACCAGCACCTGCGCCGGGTGCGGCCCGGGTTTCAGCTCGGCCCACCGTGCGTCGGAGCGCAGGCTCCACGGCAGCACGACCGACAGCACCAGGCCGAGGGCGGCGAGAATGCAGCCGAGCACCAGCGCGGTGTGCCCCATGGCCGCCCAGCCGAAGAAGACGACGACCAGGGGCAGCACGATGACGACGAGCAGCGGGCCCGCGACCGCGAACGGGATGGCCAGGCTGCCGGCCCACGTCTTCGTCAGCAGCTGCCTGACGCTCGGCACGAACACGAGCCGAACCGTCCCGGCCGACGTCGTCACCACCGGGCGCAGCGCCTCGGGCACCGCTGAGGAAACGTCCACCGGCATTCCCCTCGCTCGGACCGCAGATCGTCCAGGCTAGCTCGGGCCGCCCCGGCCCGTGACCGGATTACTGACGCCGCAGCCGGCGTCAGTTCGTGGCGGCCGTGGCCGGGATCGTCGAGCGGCGCCGCTCAGCGCGGGGAACGGCCGAGGAGCCGACGGTCCCGCCGGGGCAGGACCGTCTGCGCCAGGTGCCGCACGACCGGCGGCTCACCGGAGACGGTCAGGTCCCGCACGCGCTGGTCGAGCTGGCGGTCCAGCTCCGTCGACCGCTCGTAGTGCTGGCGCAGGTGCTCGTCCCAGCTCGCCACGACGAACTGCTCCACGAACCGCTCCGGCTCGTCCAGGTCGCGGTGCAGGCGCCACCGCGTCGCGCCGCTGCGTCGCCGGGCCCAGCCGACCGGCTGCATCGCCCGCTCGAACTCCGCGGCTCGCGGCGCCGGGACCCGCCATTCGACCTGGACCTGCACCGGGCCGGACACGGTCGCCGCCGCCGGGGGTTCCGGCCAGTAGTGGGTGCGGCCCAGCTCGAAGGTGCTGTCGGGCAGCCGCAACGCGCGGCCGCCGGCCAGCGCCGCGACGACCAGGCCGGCACCGGGCACGGCGAACGCCGTCGCGAGCCCGGCGACGTCGGCGACGAACCCCCACACCAGCGCGCCCAGTGCCTGGCCGCCCATGAACACCAGCTGGTAGTAGGCGAGCGCGCGGGCTCGTGTCCACGCGGGCAGCAGCAGCTGGGCCGCGGAGTTCAAAGTGGACAGCACGGCGATCCACGCGACGCCGGCGAGGAACAACGCCACCACCACCGCGGGCAGTGACCCGGTCAGCCCGGCGACGAGGTCGGCCAGGCCGTAGAGCACCGTGCCCGCCGCGATCACGGTGTTGGTGCCGAGCACCGTCCGCAGCGACGGCAGGACGACGGCCGCGGTCACCGCGCCGGCGCCGAGGCAGGCCAGCAGCAGGCCGTAGCCGCCCGCCTCCAGGCGCAGCGGGCCGCGGGCGAGCGACGGCAGCAGTGCCCACAGCCCGCCCGCGAAGAGCATGAACGACGCCGAGCGGGCCAGCACCGTCGCGAACGCCGGTGCGCTGCGCACGTACCGGGCGCCCGCGCGCGTCGCCGCGACGAGGCGTTCCGCGCCGAGCGGGCGTTCGGCGCGAGGCCGCCGCCACGCGAAGATGACCGCGAGCACCCCGAGGAAGGAGACGGCGTTCAGGGCGAACGTCGCCTCCGCGCCGACGGCGGCGATCAGCACGCCACCGAGCGCCGGCCCGAGCGCGCGGGCGATGTTGGCGTTGGCGCTGTTGAGCAGCGCCGCCTGGGCGATCTCCGCGCGCGGGACGAGCTCGGGCTGGATGGCCTGGAAGCTCGGGACCGACAGGGCCTGGCCGACAGCCATGGTCGCGGTGAGCGCCAGCAACGAACCCGGCGAGACGTGGTGCGCGGCGGTGACCGCGGCCAAGGCCGCGGCCCCGGCGAGCATGACGGTCTGGCCGGCCAGCAGCAGCCGGCGCCGGTCGAAGATGTCCCGAGCGCCCCGGCCGGGACGACCAGGAGGAACACCGGCAGCGTCATGGCCGTCTGGACGAGCGAAACCTCCAGCGCGGACCCGCCGAGGTCGCCCATCAGCCACTGGGCGCCGACGGTCTGCGCCCACGTGCCGACGTTCCCGGCGAACTGGGCGATCCACAGCGCCCGGTACATCCGGCGCCGCAGCGGTGCCCACGCCGTGGCGGCCGGCATGCGTCAGCTCGCCGTCACGGCGGTTTCGAAGGCCAGGCCGTCGTCACCGGCGTCGACCCGGACCGCGGTGCCCGCTTCGAGACGGCCTTCGAGCAGCATGGTGGAAAGCCGGTTGTCGACGTGGCGCTGGATCGCCCGGCGCAGCGGCCGGGCCCCGAACTCCGGCTCGTACCCGGTTTCGCTGAGCCACCGGATCGCCGCGGGGGTGAACTCGACCGTGACGCCCTGGGCGTGCGCGCGCCGCTTCGTGCGCTCCAGCAGCAGTTCGGTGATCCGGTCGAGCTGCTCGGGCTCGAGGCGGCGGAAGACGATGATCTCGTCGATGCGGTTGAGGAACTCCGGCCGGAAGCTCTCGCGCAACCGCCGCATCAGCCGCTCGCGCAGGTGGCCGCCCGGGTCGTCGCGGACCGGGCCGAAGCCGAGCGCGCCCTGCGTGGAGCTGGTGACCAGGTCGGAGCCGAGGTTGCTGGTCATGATCAGCACGGTGTTGGCGAAGTTGACGGTGCGGCCGCGGCCGTCGGTGAGCCGTCCGTCGTCGAGCACCTGCAGCAGGATGTTGAACACATCCGCGTGCGCCTTCTCGATTTCGTCGAGCAGGACGACGGAGTAAGGCCGGCGGCGGACGGCTTCGGTGAGCTGGCCGGCGTCGTCGTAGCCGACGTAGCCCGGCGGGGCGCCGATCAGCCTGCTGATCGTGTGCCGCTCGGAGTACTCGCTCATGTCGACGCGGATCATGTGGTCCTCGTCGCCGAAGAGGGCTTCGGCCAGCGCCCGGGCCAGCTCGGTCTTGCCGACGCCGGTCGGGCCGAGGAACAGGAAGCTGCCGAACGGCCGCCCCGGCTCGGCCAGCCCCGCCCGGGACCGGCGGACGGCTTCGGCGACCGCGTCCACGGCCTCCTCCTGCCCGACGACCCGGCCGTGCAGGTGCTCTTCCAGCTTGAGCAGCCGATCGCGTTCGGACTCGGTGAGCCGCGCCGCCGGGACCCCGGTCAACCGGGAGACGACTTCGGCGATGTCGGCGTCGGTGACCTCCTGGACGCGGTCCGGGGTGCGCCCGTCCGCCGGTTCGATCCGGGCCCGCAGCTCGGTGATCTCGTCGCGCAGCGCGGAAGCGCGTTCGAAGTTCTCCTCGGCGATGGCCTGGTCCTTGTCGCGCTGCAGCTGCTCCAGCCGGGTCTCGAGGTCGCGGACGCGGTCGGGGCGGGTGCGGGAGCGCAGCCGGACCCGGGCGCCGGCCTGGTCGATCAGGTCGATGGCCTTGTCCGGGAGGAACCGGTCGGTCAGGTAGCGGTCGGACAGGTCCACCGCGGCCTGCAGGGCCTCGTCGGAGTACCGGACCTGGTGGTGGGCTTCGTAGCGGTCGCGCAGGCCGCGCAGGATCTCGACGGCGTCTTCGACGCTGGGCTCGGGCACCAGGATGGGCTGGAACCGGCGTTCCAGCGCCGGGTCGCGTTCGATGCCGGTGCGGTACTCGTCGAGGGTGGTCGCGCCGACGACGTGCAGCTCGCCGCGGGCCAGGGCCGGCTTGAGCATGTTCCCGGCGCCCTGGCCCCCGCCTTCGCCGCCGCTGCCCGCGCCGGCGATCGTGTGCAGCTCGTCGATGAACACGATCAGCCGGTCCCGGTTGTCGCGGATCTCCTTGAGCAGCGCGGACATCCGCTCCTCGAAGTCGCCGCGGTAGCGGGTGCCGGCGACCATGGCGGTGACGTCGAGCTGGACGACGTGGCGGCCGCTGAGGATGTCGGGGACGTCGTCGTCGGCCAGCCGCTGGGCCAGCCCTTCGACGATCGCGGTCTTGCCGACGCCGGCCTCGCCGATCAGCACGGGATTGTTCTTCGTGCGGCCGGAGAGCACCTCGATGGTCTGCTCGATCTCGTCGTCGCGGCCGATGACCGGGTCGATCCGGCCGGCGCGCGCCCGCTCGGTCAGGTCCTCGCCGTACTGGTCGAGGGTGGGGGTACTGGGCCGGGCGGGCTGGGGCGGCCCGTCGGCGGTGCTTTCGTGCAGGCGGTCGCGGGTCGCGCCGGCCTCGCGCAGCCGGCGGCCCGCTTCGGAGTCGGGGTTCATCGCCAGCGCGAACAGCAGGTGGTCCGGCCCGATGTAGGAGGAGCCCAGCCCGCGGGCCAGCTGGTGCGCGTCGAGCAGGGCCCGCTTGGCCGCCGGGGCCAGCCCGGTCGGCGGCGTCGCTTCCTCGTGGCCGCCGCAGTCGCGTTCGAGCTGCCCGGCCAGCTGCCGCGGATCGACGCCGGCCCGTTCGAGCAGCTGGGCGGTCGCCGGGGTCTTGGCGGCCGCCCACAGCAGGTGCTGGGTGTCGACGTGCGGCTGTCCCCACGCGGCGGCGCGGTTGGCCGCCTCGGCGACCAGCGACCTGGCCTGTTCGCTGAGCAGGCGGGTGATGTCGACGGAGTACGCCCGCCGTCCCGGCGAAGCCTGGCCGAAGAACTGGGCGAGGAACTGGTCGAGCGGGCTGTCGCCCTGGCCTCGGGGGAGGAAGCCGGTCATGCGGATGCACCGTCCTGAGCGATCGGGGACGGGCCCCGCGCCGGAGCCCATCGGCTGCGGCTACCCCGGCCGCCGGGGCACAAACGGCACCCTCCCCGGGGGAGTTTCCCGGCTCCTTCGGCGGGTAGCCGCCGAGGGTGCTCGACGTGCTGACCTCCTCCGCCGCGCCGCTGGACCTGCTGGCGGCGCGGGACCAGATGGCCATTTCGCTGGGCTGGCACATCATCCTCGCCTGCCTGGGCGTCGGGATGCCCGCGCTGACGCTGTTCGCGGAGTGGCGCGGGCTGCGCACCGGGGACGAGGCCTACCTCGTCCTGGCCCGGCGGTGGGCCAAGGCGATGGGCGTGCTGTTCGCCGTCGGGGCGGTGTCGGGCACAATCCTCAGCTTCGAGATGGGCATCCTGTGGCCCGGCCTGATGGGCACGTACGGCCAGGTGATCGGTCTGCCGTTCACCATGGAGGGCATCGCGTTCTTCGTCGAGGCGATCTTCCTCGGCATCTACCTCTACGCGTGGGACCGCCTCCCGCCGCGGCGGCACCTGCTCGCCGGTGTCCCCATCGTCGTCGCCGGGGTCGCGTCGGCGTTCTTCGTGGTGAGCGCGAACGCCTGGATGAACCAGCCGCGCGGGTTCGACCTCGCATCCGGCCGGGTCACCGGCGTCGACCCGTGGGCGGCGATGTTCAACCCGGCGACCCCGCCGGAGACGATCCACATGATCCTCGCCGCGTTCATGGTCAGCGGCTACCTGATCAGCAGCGTCTACGCGGTGGGCATGCTGCGCGGGCGGCGGGATCGCCACCACCGGCTCGGCCTGCTGATCCCCTTGACGTTCGCCGCGGTGCTCACCCCGCTGCAGATCGCCGCGGGCGACTACGCCGCGCGGTTCCTGGCCGGCAACCAGCCCGCCAAGCTCGCCGCGCTCGAAGGGGTCTACCGCACCGGCTCGCACGTCCCGCTGACCCTCGGCGGCGTACCGGTGGGCGACGAACTGCGCTACGGCCTGGAAGTCCCGAACGGGTTGTCGCTGCTGGTGGGGGACAGCCCGGGCACGGTGATCACCGGGCTCGACCGGACGCCGGTGGCCGACCGGCCCCCGGTGGCGATCGTGCACCTGTCCTTCGACGTGATGGTCGGCATCGGGTTCGCGCTCCTCGCACTCGGTGCCTGGCTGGCGCTGGTGTGGTGGCGTCGCCGGGACGTGCCGCGTCCGCGGTGGTTCCTGCGCGCGGTCGCGGTCAGCGGCGTCGCCGCCTGCTGCGCGCTGGAGGCCGGGTGGGTGACCACCGAAGTCGGGCGCCAGCCCTGGATCGTCTGGGGCCACCTGCGGACGGCCGATGCCGTGAACCCCGCGCCGGGCCTGCTGACCGGGCTGATCGTCGTGCTCGCGGTGTACGTCGTGCCGACGATCGGGACGGTGTACGTGCTGCGCCGGATGGCCCGCACCGACCGGCGCACGGCACCGCAGGAAGCGGGGACGCCGTCATGACCCTGGCCGACTGGTCCGTCGCCGTCCTCTGGGTCGGGCTGACGCTGTACGTGCTCCTCGCCGGGGCGGACTTCGGCGCCGGGTTCTGGGACCTGTTCGCGGGTGGCCCGGAGCGGGGGAGGGACCAGCGGGAGCTGCTGGAGCACGCGATCGGGCCGGTGTGGGAAGCGAACCACGTGTGGCTGATCTTCGTGCTCGTCACGCTGTGGAGCACGTTCCCGCCGGCGTTCGCCGCCGTGATGTCCACTTTGTACATTCCGCTGACGCTCGTGGCGCTCGGGATCATCATCCGCGGCGCGGCCTTCGCCTTCCGCAAGGCCAGCGACACCCTGGCCCTGCAGCGGCTCTTCGGGGCCGCGTTCGCCGTTTCCTCCGTGCTGACCCCGCTCTTCCTCGGCACGGTGGCCGGCGGCATCGCCTCGGGCCGGGTCCCGATCGTGATCGCCGGCGGCGATCTGCTGACGAGCTGGCTGAACCCGACGTCCGTGCTGGGCGGCGTCCTCGCGGTCGGCGCGGCGGCGTACCTGGCCGCGACCTACCTCTGCGCCGACGCCCGGCGCGCCGGGAATCCCCGCCTCGCCGAGGCGTTCCGCCGCCGGGCCCTGGTGACCGGGCTCGCGCTGGGGGTGATCGCGGCGGCCGGGATCCCGGTGCTGGCCACCGACGCCCCGCGGCTGTTCGACGGCCTGACCCACCGCGGCCTCCCGGTCATCGTCGTCTCGGCGCTGTCGGGCGCGGTGTCACTGGTGTTGCTGCTGCGCCGCCGGTACCTGGCGGTGCGGATCACGGCGGCGCTCGCGGTGGGGACCCTGCTCTGGGGCTGGGCCGCCGGGCAGTACCCGTACCTGCTGGAACCGGACGTCACGATCGCCGAAGGCGCGGCCACCCCGGCGGTGCTGTCGGCGACGCTCACCGTCCTGGGCATCGGGGCGCTCGTGCTCGTGCCGTCCCTGTGGTGGTTGTTCAGCCTGTTCCAACGTCCCGCCGAAAGGAGCGTGCCGGAATGGCGACGCGCATCGTGACCACCAGCCGCCCGATGACGGCCGACGCCGACATCGTCCTCAACACCGCATCCGACGCCACCCGCGCGAAGGCGTGGCTGCCGGGCCACGTCGGCGACATCGCGTTGCGTGCCGCCGAGGGCCGGGTGGAGTGGCGTGCGGCCGGTCGCGACGGCCTCGCCGGCCGGCTGCGGGTGATCGGCAGCGGGACCGGGGCCAGCGAGGCGGAGCTGGAGGTGGAGGTCGACGAGTCGGCCGACCCCGCCGAGGTCCGTGAGACCCTCGACGGGGCCCTTCGCGCCCTGGCGGCCGAGGTGGACCAGAACTTCAACGTCAGCTGACGGCCCGCGTGAGGGTGGGAGCAGCGCACCCTGGTCGCCCCCGGCCGGCTCCGGGGACGCTGGAAGCATGGACGACGAACGGACTCCCGTCATCGGGATGTGGGTGACCGCCGACGGTCACATCCGCCAGGAACTGCGACCCGACGGCCGTTACGACGAGGCTCGAGGACGCACGAAGAGCGCGTACACGGGCAGCTACACGGTCACGGGCAACCACATCGACTACGTCGACGACACCGGGTTCACCGCGACCGGCGACCTCCGCGAAGGCGTGCTGTACCACGAGCACCTCGTCCTCTACCGCGAGGAGAGCTGAACCGCCGGAGGTGAGGTCACCACCGGGGAGCGGCGCGACGAGCGTGTCGCCGCGCCGCTCCGAGGTGAAGCGCTGCTGGTCTTCGCAAGGGCTTCAGGTCAACGTGGTGGCTTCGACGATCAACGGCTGCGCCGGCGGGCAGACCGCAGCCGAGATGACCCCTGCCGCGCCTTCCTGAACGCTGACCCAGACCGGGCCTTGGACGAGTGCCGTCCACGGTGAACCGGGGGAGCTCTTGCAGCCGATGAGGACCTTGAAATGACCGGTGCCTCCCCAGCACCTGGTCCAGGAGCTCCGCAGCACGTAGTCGATGTTCGCGGCGGAGTTCGTGCACGCTGTCGGCGCGGCGGAGGCCGGCGTCGCGGAGTTCACCGCCAATCCGGCGGCGACCAGGGGAAGCAGGACTGCTGCGACCCCGGCTCGTCTGATGGTGCGTCCCATTCCGGTGGCCCCTTTCTGTGCGGATCAGAGGTTGACGAACAGCCAGTAGGGTTGGTCGTCGACGGGAACGTACGAGCACGTGTAGTCGGACCAGGCGCCGCCGAGGACCCCCAGCGCGCCAGTGTTGTTGCACGTTCGCGAGCTCGCGTAGGACTGCCAGAAAACCCACTGCTTGGCCGCCGTCTTCGCCGCTGCCGGTGATGTCCCGGCAGCGGGCACGGCCGACGCCGGCGCGACTCCCACGGCAATGGACAAGGCGACGGGCGCCGCCAGAACCGCAATCGATCTCGCTATGGCGCGCATCTGCAGATCTCCCCTCGTGAATGCGCTTGCTGGGCCTTTCCCAGTTTCTGCTGCGCGGTTCACCCTGTCGTCAGCACCGGGCGCACAGTCGTACGCACCCAGCGCACATTGACAGGTCTCGCTACCCTGGAAGCGCGTCGGGGGAAGCGGGAGCCATGCTCACTGTGTTCGACAGTGCCACGATTGCCGCACGAGACCGCCTGGAGGCTTGGCGGAATGTCACCGCTGCCTCACTGATTTCCACGGTGCTCGACATCCCGGACCCGGAAGTGTTCACCGCCCGCCTCCGTGCCATGCCGCTCGGCAAAGCACAGATCTCTTCCATGACCTACACATCACTGTTTTCGCGGCGATCGCCGAGGGAAATCCGCCGGTCCGACCCCGAGTACGTCCAAATCGCGCTGACCCGGGCCGGCCGCCAGGGCATCGAGCAGAACAACGCCAGTGCACTGCTGGGTCCCGGTGGCCTCGTCGTCTACGACAGCTCCATGCCGTTCGAGGCGGTGGTCGACAGCGGGACCTCGGCGGTGGACATGGTGCAACTGCAGTTCCCCAGGAAACTGGTTCCCCTGCCCGCCCGTCAAGTCGCCGATCTCTGCGCCGTTCCGCTGCCCGGAACCGAAGGTGTCGGCCGCGTACTCGCTGCCTTCCTCACCGCTGTGGCCGACGGCCACCCCTGCTGCACCGCACGCGACGCACAGCGCCTGGAGACCATCGCGGTGGACCTCACGACCGCTGTGCTCGCTCACCACCTGGACCGGGACAACCCGCCGCTGCGCTCCCACACGCATGTCCTCTACCTGCGCATCATCGCCTTCGTCGAAGAGCACCTGCACCACCCGGAGCTGCGTCCCGCCACGATCGCCGCCGCCCATCGGATCTCCCCGCGCTACCTGCACCGCATCTTCCAGCAGCACCACCCGGTCAGCGTCGCGGCCCACATCCGGACCCGTCGCCTGGACCGGGCCTGCCGCGATTTGGCCGACCCGTGCCTCGACCACGTCACCATCGCGGCCATCGCCCGCCGCTGGGGTTTCTCCCGCCCAGCCGACTTCAGCCGCGCCTTCCACCGCCACACCGGCATCCCGCCCCGCGACTATCGCAACGGCAGACTGGAGGAGGCGCAGTCCGTGGGCGGTCCGGCCACGGACTGACACCGGGTCGGGGAACCCGGAAGCGGCGTCGTGGCAAAGAGGGGGCATGACGTCGTTGCGTTCTGTGGGAGACAGCGATCCGCCCGTCGTGGGCTCGGACGCCGAGCTGGTGACCGGGGATGCCGAGCAGTTCGGGCTGTTGTTCGATCGCCACGCCGGGGCGCTGCACCGGTACTGCGCCGGCCGGGTCGGGGCCGAGGTGGCGGAGGACGTTGTCGCCGACGTGTTCTGCGTGGCCTTCAAGCAGCGGGACCGGTATGACGCCGACCGGGCGAACGCCCTGCCCTGGCTGTACGGGATCGCCACCAACCTGCTGCGGCGGCGGTGGCGGCAGGAAGCGGCCCGGTATCGCGCCATGGCGAAGGCCGTGCCGCCCCTTGCCGGGGGTGATGAACCCGCCCTGCGGGCTGTCGAGCGGACCCATGCCGCCGAATACGTCCGGCTGATCACCTCGGCTCTCGGGCAGATGCCGCGCCGGCAGCGGGACGTGCTCCTGCTCTTCGCGTTGGCTGACCTCGACTACGGCGAGATCGCCACCGCGCTCGCGATCCCGGTCGGGACCGTGCGCTCCGCCCTGCACCGGGCCAGGAAACGGCTGCGTGACGTCCTCCCCGCCCACGCCGACACCTCCCAGGAGATGACCTCATGACCACCCGGCAGGCACCGGACGACCAGCACGAGATCACCCTGCTCCGGTCCGTCCTCGACACCCCCGCCCCGGACAGCGCCAGCCTCGCCAGGATGCGCGCCAAAGCCTTCCGGCCGAGGCCGGCGCCCCGCCACCGCGGGCGCCTGGTGCTCGCCGCCGCGGCGGTCACGCTGGT
Encoded proteins:
- a CDS encoding helix-turn-helix domain-containing protein; the encoded protein is MLTVFDSATIAARDRLEAWRNVTAASLISTVLDIPDPEVFTARLRAMPLGKAQISSMTYTSLFSRRSPREIRRSDPEYVQIALTRAGRQGIEQNNASALLGPGGLVVYDSSMPFEAVVDSGTSAVDMVQLQFPRKLVPLPARQVADLCAVPLPGTEGVGRVLAAFLTAVADGHPCCTARDAQRLETIAVDLTTAVLAHHLDRDNPPLRSHTHVLYLRIIAFVEEHLHHPELRPATIAAAHRISPRYLHRIFQQHHPVSVAAHIRTRRLDRACRDLADPCLDHVTIAAIARRWGFSRPADFSRAFHRHTGIPPRDYRNGRLEEAQSVGGPATD
- a CDS encoding RNA polymerase sigma factor is translated as MTSLRSVGDSDPPVVGSDAELVTGDAEQFGLLFDRHAGALHRYCAGRVGAEVAEDVVADVFCVAFKQRDRYDADRANALPWLYGIATNLLRRRWRQEAARYRAMAKAVPPLAGGDEPALRAVERTHAAEYVRLITSALGQMPRRQRDVLLLFALADLDYGEIATALAIPVGTVRSALHRARKRLRDVLPAHADTSQEMTS